A single genomic interval of Helianthus annuus cultivar XRQ/B chromosome 13, HanXRQr2.0-SUNRISE, whole genome shotgun sequence harbors:
- the LOC110885815 gene encoding tripeptidyl-peptidase 2 — MHTSCSYKGPYVSKSPSFLSPFLSPHLGVLITPNNTTRPTHTTSTKNKSAVIRAMPTASSSPEIDNNGALRKFKLNEASFLASLMPKKETGADRFVEAHPEYDGRGVVVAIFDSGVDPAAAGLQVTSDGKPKVLDVIDCTGSGDVDTSTVVKADANGCIRGASGASLTINSSWKNPSGEWHVGYKLIYELLTDTLVSRLKKERKKKWDEKNQETIAEAVKQLEEFDKKHTKVDETNLKKTRADLQDRVDYLKKQPDGYDDKGPVIDAVVWHDGEVWRVALDTQSLEDDPTCGKLADFVPLTSFKIERKYGVFSKLDACTFVTNVYNEGNILSIVTDSSPHGTHVAGITTAFHPKEPLLNGVAPGAQVVSCKIGDSRLGSMETGTGLTRALIAVVEHKCDVINMSYGEYTMFPDYGRFVELVDEVVNKYRVVFVSSAGNNGPALTTLGAPGGTTSSIIGVGAYVSPAMAAGAHALVEAPPEGLEYTWSSRGPTADGDLGVYVSAPGGAVAPVPTWTLQRRQLMNGTSMSSPSACGGVALVISAMKAEGIQVSPYSVRKALENTCTPIGSLPEDKLSNGHGLIQIDKAFEYAQKAADLPCIWYKISISQSGKTTSSPLRGIYLREASYCNQSTEWTVQVDPQFHEGESNLEQLVPFEECIELRSSGKEVVKAPDYLLLTYNGRSFNVVVDPTKLSDGLHYFEVYGIDCNAPWRGPLFRIPVTITKPKIVGTRPPLTTFSGLSFQPGHIVRKFIKVPYGATWVEAAMRTSGFDTPRRFYIDTVQISPLKRPIKWESNAIFSSPSTKSFVFSVEGGRTMELVIAQFWSSGVGSNEPAVVEFELAFHGIDVSKDEVILDGSEAPVRIEAQSLLSSEKLAPIAKLNKIRVPYRPVDSKLSALSADRDKLPSGKQILALTLTYKFKLEDAAEVKPQIPLLNNRIYDNKFESQFYMISDSNKRIYAMGDVYPEYAKLPKGDYTLQLHLRHENVSYLEKLKQLVLFIERKLDKEAVQLSFYTQPDGPVTGTGSYSSSTLDPGSKEAFYIGPPTKDKLPKNSPEGSVLVGAISYGKPSTVVSDQANDPEKNPASYQITYLVPPTKADEDKGKNSTSKTSTKSVSERLEEEVRDAKIKVLANLKQGTEDERAEWKKLSVSLKAEYPNYTPLLAQILEGLISQEVEDKAHHYEEIIAAADEVADSIDTEELAKFLSINGDPEEEDFTETKKKMEKRRDLLVEALYQKGLALVEVASLKGEMAALAANLDAEVVDKPGGQSVSVDLFEETFKELQKWADTKSSKFSTLLMIRERHSGRLGTALKVVNGMIDEDAKKKFYEDRISLLEQSGWEHLVVYEKLWMLVRFPPSLPLF, encoded by the exons ATGCACACATCATGCTCATATAAAGGACCGTACGTGTCAAAATCACCATCATTTTTATCGCCCTTTCTCTCTCCTCATCTCGGAGTACTCATTACGCCTAATAATACTACTAGACCTACACACACAACGAGCACGAAGAACAAGAGTGCTGTAATTAGGGCAATGCCTACTGCTTCTTCTTCACCTGAGATCGATAACAATGGCGCTTTGCGGAAGTTCAAGCTGAACGAAGCGTCGTTTCTCGCTTCTCTCATGCCGAAGAAGGAGACCGGTGCCGATCGCTTTGTTGAAGCGCATCCGGAGTACGATGGCCGCGGTGTTGTTGTTGCTATTTTCG ATTCTGGTGTTGATCCGGCTGCCGCAGGATTACAGGTGACCTCAGACGGGAAACCAAAAGTCCTAGATGTCATTGATTG CACTGGGAGTGGTGATGTTGATACATCAACCGTTGTGAAGGCTGATGCAAATGGTTGTATTCGTGGTGCATCAG GGGCGTCCCTTACTATAAATTCTTCTTGGAAGAATCCTTCTGGGGAGTGGCATGTGGGATACAAGTTGATATATGAGCTTCTTACAGACACATTAGTATCTCGTTTGAAG aaagaaagaaagaaaaagtgGGACGAGAAGAATCAGGAAACAATAGCCGAGGCTGTAAAGCAGCTTGAAGAGTTTGACAAG AAGCATACAAAGGTTGATGAGACGAATTTGAAAAAGACTCGTGCGGACCTTCAAGATCGAGTTGATTATTTGAAGAAACAACCAGAT GGCTATGATGACAAGGGGCCTGTTATTGATGCTGTCGTATGGCATGATGGAGAAGTGTGGAGGGTGGCTCTTGACACGCAGAGTCTTGAGGATGACCCCACGTGTGGGAAACTTGCTGATTTTGTTCCCCTAACTAGTTTCAA GATTGAACGCAAGTATGGTGTATTTAGCAAGTTGGATGCTTGTACATTCGTGACCAATGTTTATAATGAAGGTAATATTTTGAGTATAGTAACCGACAGTTCGCCACATGGCACTCACGTTGCTGGTATTACCACTGCTTTCCACCCTAAG GAACCATTGCTTAATGGAGTTGCCCCTGGGGCACAGGTAGTTTCGTGTAAGATAGGTGACTCACGCTTAGGTTCAATGGAAACTGGAACAGGCTTGACACGTGCATTAATTGCTGTTGTGGAG CACAAATGCGATGTTATCAACATGAGCTATGGAGAATATACGATGTTTCCGGACTATGGTCGCTTTGTGGAGCTTGTTGATGAG GTGGTAAATAAGTACCGTGTAGTATTTGTTAGTAGTGCTGGCAACAACGGGCCTGCATTGACCACCCTGGGTGCGCCAGGTGGCACCACATCAAGCATAATAGGAGTTGGTGCATATGTCTCTCCGGCTATGGCTGCTGGAGCTCATGCTTTAGTCGAGGCTCCTCCTGAAGGGCTTGAGTACACTTG GTCTAGTCGGGGACCCACTGCTGACGGGGATCTTGGTGTATATGTGAGTGCTCCTGGTGGGGCAGTGGCCCCTGTTCCTACATGGACTCTCCAGCGGCGTCAGCTCATGAATGGTACATCCATGTCATCACCATCTGCATGTGGTGGAGTCGCTTTGGTCATCAGTGCAATGAAG GCTGAGGGGATTCAAGTGAGTCCTTACAGTGTGAGGAAGGCCCTTGAGAATACTTGTACACCGATTGGCTCTTTGCCCGAAGATAAACTATCAAATGGACATGGCCTTATTCAAATTGACAA GGCCTTTGAGTATGCTCAGAAAGCAGCTGATTTGCCATGCATTTGGTATAAGATAAGCATCAGTCAGTCAGGAAAAACAA CATCATCACCATTGCGAGGCATATACCTCAGAGAGGCTAGCTATTGCAATCAATCTACTGAG TGGACAGTGCAAGTTGATCCACAATTTCATGAAGGTGAAAGTAATTTAGAACAGCTAGTCCCGTTTGAAGAGTGTATTGAATTACGTTCTAGTGGAAAGGAAGTCGTGAAAGCTCCAGATTATCTGCTTCTCACTTACAATGGCCGTAGCTTTAA TGTGGTTGTAGATCCAACGAAGCTCAGTGATGGTTTACATTATTTTGAAGTGTATGGAATAGACTGTAATGCCCCCTGGCGTGGTCCTCTTTTCCGAATTCCCGTTACTATAACAAAGCCAAAAATTGTGGGAACTCGGCCTCCACTCACTACATTCTCTGGATTATCTTTCCAGCCAG GCCATATCGTACGCAAATTCATTAAGGTTCCATATGGGGCTACATGGGTTGAGGCAGCGATGCGTACATCAGGGTTTGACACTCCAAGAAGATTCTACATTGACACTGTACAGATATCTCCATTGAAAAGGCCTATCAAGTGGGAAAGTAATGCCATATTTTCATCTCCATCTACCAAGAGCTTCGTCTTTTCTGTGGAGGGTGGCCGGACGATGGAATTAGTGATAGCTCAATTCTGGTCTAGTGGTGTAGGAAGTAATGAACCTGCTGTTGTGGAATTTGAG CTTGCATTCCATGGGATAGATGTTAGCAAAGATGAAGTGATTCTTGATGGAAGTGAAGCCCCTGTTAGAATCGAAGCCCAATCGCTGTTATCATCTGAAAAACTTGCTCCTATCGCCAAGCTAAATAAG ATTAGAGTTCCATATCGTCCTGTTGATTCAAAACTGAGTGCTCTTTCAGCAGACCGAGATAAATTACCCTCTGGAAAGCAGATACTTGCATTGACATTGAC TTACAAGTTCAAATTGGAAGATGCCGCTGAAGTAAAACCACAGATACCCTTGCTTAACAACCGTATCTATGATAACAAGTTTGAATCCCAGTTTTATATGATTTCAGATTCAAACAAG CGCATATATGCAATGGGTGATGTCTACCCAGAGTATGCAAAATTGCCCAAAGGTGATTACACGTTACAACTGCACTTGAG GCATGAGAATGTGTCCTACTTGGAGAAGTTGAAGCAGTTAGTGCTGTTCATTGAAAGAAAATTGGACAAG GAGGCTGTGCAATTGAGCTTTTATACTCAACCAGATGGTCCAGTCACGGGTACTGGTAGTTACAGTTCGTCAACATTAGACCCTGG ATCAAAAGAAGCCTTTTACATAGGACCTCCCACTAAGGACAAACTTCCAAAG AACTCTCCTGAAGGGTCTGTACTAGTTGGAGCAATTTCATATGGTAAGCCTTCAACTGTGGTGTCGGATCAGGCAAATGACCCTGAAAAGAATCCGGCGTCGTATCAGATAACTTATCTAGTCCCACCAACTAAG GCTGATGAGGATAAGGGAAAGAATTCTACTTCCAAGACTTCCACAAAAAGTGTGTCAGAGCGTTTAGAGGAAGAG GTTCGTGATGCAAAGATTAAGGTCCTCGCAAACCTAAAACAAGGCACTGAGGACGAACGAGCAGAATGGAAAAAATTATCCGTCTCACTCAAG GCGGAATATCCGAATTACACTCCCTTGCTGGCCCAAATATTGGAGGGACTGATATCCCAGGAAGTGGAAGATAAAGCACACCATTATGAAGAG ATAATTGCTGCAGCAGATGAGGTTGCTGACAGTATCGACACAGAAGAGTTGGCAAAATTTCTTTCCATCAATGGTGATCCTGAAGAGGAAGATTTCACG GAAACCAAGAAGAAGATGGAGAAAAGACGTGACCTGCTGGTCGAAGCGCTTTACCAAAAAGGTTTAGCTTTAGTGGAAGTTGCTTCCCTCAAG GGTGAGATGGCTGCCTTGGCTGCTAACTTAGATGCGGAAGTTGTGGATAAACCTGGTGGTCAGTCGGTTTCGGTTGATCTGTTTGAAGAGACTTTCAAAGAGCTGCAGAAATGGGCCGACACTAAGTCATCCAAGTTTTCAACTCTTCTGATGATACGCGAACGACATAGTGGACGACTTGGCACTGCACTCAAG GTGGTGAATGGGATGATTGACGAAGATGCAAAGAAGAAGTTTTATGAAGACAGAATATCGTTGCTCGAGCAAAGTGGATGGGAGCATCTTGTAGTGTATGAGAAACTATGGATGCTTGTACGCTTCCCGCCATCCCTGCCCCTCTTCTAG
- the LOC110885814 gene encoding DNA-directed RNA polymerase III subunit RPC3 yields MSSPHGIKLAAHIISTNFGDIVCKVCECLLRKGPLSQLEVTRFTELTKQKVTDALLVLIHHNCVQAFTIQQPGGFGEPPKIMTKYMALPDNIIHHMRFPKFLSIVSDEFGQDCAEIFEGLLQHGRLSLNQTMDRYKDKHKASGENSSATNVVHENFSKLAQARYIERCPAHEPFLEPLEEGAKKRAKSKIADATQTLEARALAAAAPMESQRFLVEADTLIGGVLDDEDSKKSSTTDIVGEKRKLEPETESWETNERKEILWRVNFEEFIRRLRHKSCVSHVTERVDSVAGIVLSAIFEASRKDETRVKTEKTVPLLLETIYEEAMKTEEGRSLTLERVRAALVQLGCELPTIGIDETYSIDLKKIIYQAQAQEVESIVLKKYGREAYRIFRLLSERERRIETDKISSTTFVEKKDALKILFQLWKDDYLNLERVGNEAQKMEIMLWELNKRSVWEQVLDDMYHAALNLKLRLVHELDHAQDLLRVLKGKSLKEGDEAAKMRKKVQDKWKVLEASFMILDDAIMLFHDF; encoded by the exons ATGTCGTCACCACATGGGATCAAACTTGCGGCGCATATCATCTCCACTAATTTCGGTGATATCGTTTGT AAAGTGTGCGAATGTCTACTACGTAAAGGACCATTATCGCAACTTGAAGTCACACGCTTCACGGAACTCACTAAACAGAAAGTTACCGACGCTTTACTTGTGTTAATTCACCATAATTGTGTTCAAGCCTTCACTATTCAACAACCAG GTGGATTCGGGGAACCGCCAAAGATTATGACCAAGTATATGGCATTGCCCGACAATATCATCCACCACATGAGGTTCCCTAAGTTCTTATCCATCGTCTCAGATGAATTCGGTCAAGAC TGTGCGGAGATTTTCGAAGGGTTGCTTCAACACGGTAGGTTATCGTTGAATCAAACTATGGATAGATATAAGGATAAACATAAGGCAAGCGGAG AAAATAGCAGTGCTACGAATGTGGTACATGAAAACTTCAGTAAACTTGCTCAGGCCCGTTATATTGAAAGGTGCCCTGCACATGAACCGTTTCTTGAACCACTAGAGGAAGGTGCAAAGAAACGAGCTAAGTCTAAG ATAGCTGATGCTACACAAACCTTAGAGGCGCGTGCATTAGCTGCCGCAGCTCCCATGGAATCACAGCGATTTTTAGTTGAGGCAGATACATTGATCGGTGGGGTCCTTGACGATGAAGATAGCAAAAAATCTTCCACTACAGACATTGTTGGGGAAAAG CGTAAGCTAGAACCTGAAACAGAGAGTTGGGAAACAAATGAACGTAAAGAAATACTTTGGCGTGTCAATTTTGAGGAATTCATACGGCGTCTACGCCATAAG TCATGTGTTTCCCATGTGACGGAACGTGTGGATAGTGTAGCTGGCATCGTCCTAAGTGCAATATTTGAGGCAAGTAGAAAAGACGAAACTAGAGTGAAAACAGAAAAAACAG TTCCGCTTCTCTTGGAAACCATCTATGAGGAAGCAATGAAGACTGAAGAAGGTCGAAGTTTGACTTTAGAGCGTGTTCGGGCCGCCCTTGTCCAATTGGGCTGCGAACTTCCAACAATCGGGATTGATGAAACATATAGCATAG ACTTGAAGAAAATCATTTATCAGGCTCAAGCCCAGGAG GTTGAATCCATTGTGCTGAAAAAATATGGAAGGGAGGCTTATAGGATATTCAGGTTGCTATCTGAACGTGAACGGCGTATTGAGACGGATAAG ATATCCAGCACTACATTTGTTGAAAAAAAAGATGCACTGAAGATTCTTTTTCAGCTATGGAAAGATGATTATTTGAATCTTGAG AGAGTTGGAAACGAAGCTCAGAAAATGGAGATAATGTTGTGGGAATTGAATAAACGTTCCGTTTGGGAACAAGTTTTAGATGACATGTATCATGCTGCGCTCAACTTAAAACTTCGCCTTGTACATGAGCTTGATCATGCACAAGAT tTGCTTCGGGTGCTTAAAGGAAAAAGCTTAAAGGAAGGAGATGAAGCGGCGAAAATGCGCAAAAAAGTGCAGGACAAATGGAAGGTTCTAGAAGCTTCTTTTATGATTCTTGATGATGCCATTATGCTATTTCATGACTTTTAA